Within Micromonospora narathiwatensis, the genomic segment GGGTCCTGGTGATCAAGCTGGCGGACCGGCTGCACAACATGCGTACCCTCACCTTCCTGCCCCGCCCCAAGCAGGAGCAGAAGGCCAAGGAGACGCTGGAGATCCTGGCGCCGCTGGCGCACCGCCTGGGTATGAACACCATCAAGTGGGAGCTGGAGGATCTCGCCTTCGGCACCCTCTTCCCGAAGCGGTTCGAGGAGATCAACCGGCTGATCGGGGAGCACCAGCCGCAGCGGGAGGCGCTGCTGCGCCAGGTGACCCAGAAGGTGTCGACCGACCTGAAGGCCGCCAAGATCAAGGCGGAGACCACCGGTCGGCCGAAGCACCTCTACTCGATCTACCAGAAGATGATCGTGCGGGGGCGCGACTTCAACGACATCTACGACCTGGTCGGGGTGCGGATCCTGGTCGACACGGTGCGGGACTGCTACGCGGCGCTGGGGGTCATCCACGCCAACTGGCAGCCGGTGCCGGGCCGGTTCAAGGACTACATCGCGATGCCCAAGTTCAACATGTACCAGTCGTTGCACACGACGGTCATCGGGCCCACCGGCAAGCCGGTCGAGATGCAGATCCGCACGTACGCCATGCACCGCACCGCCGAGTTCGGCATCGCCGCGCACTGGAAGTACAAGGAGCACAAGGGCACGCCGGTCGTCGGCCCGCCGGCGCACATCGACGAGATGACCTGGCTGCGCCAACTGCTGGACTGGCAGCGGGAGGCGGCCGACCCGAGCGAGTTCCTCGACGCGCTGCGCTTCGACCTGTCCAGCCAGGAGGTGTACGTCTTCACCCCGAAGGGTGACGTCATCCCGCTGCCGACCGGGTCGACGCCGGTGGACTTCGCGTACGCGGTGCACACCGAGGTCGGGCACAAGTGCATCGGCGCGCGGGTCAACGGCAAGCTGGTGCCCCTCGAATCGACGCTGTCCAACGGCGACGTGATCGAGATCTTCACCTCGAAGTCCGACACGGCCGGCCCGACGCAGGACTGGCTCGGGTTCGTCAAGAGCCCGCGCGCCCGCACCAAGATCCGCCAGTACTTCAACAAGGAGCGGCGCGAGGAGGCGATCGAGGCCGGCAAGGACTCGATCGTCAAGGCGATGCGCAAGCAGGGCATGCCGTTGCAGCGGATGCTCACCCCGGACGCGCTGATGGCGATCGCCCGGGATCTGCACCTGGCCGACGTCGCCTCGCTCTACGCGGCGGTCGGCGACAGCCAGGTCTCCGCCCAGTCGGTGGTGCAGAAGCTGATGGCCACGTACGGCGGCGAGGAGGGCGCGGCGGAGGACATCGCCGAGACCGCCGTCGCCACCCGGCCGCCGCGCAGTCGGGCGTCCAGCCACGACCCGGGTGTGGTCGTCCGGGGCGTCAGCGACGTCTGGATCAAACTGGCCCGCTGCTGCACGCCGGTGCCGCCGGACGCCGTCTTCGGTTTCGTCACCCGCTCCGGCGGGGTGAGCGTGCACCGGGACGACTGCGCCAACGCCGAGGATCTCAAGGCGCAGAGCGAACGGGTGGTCGAGGTGAGCTGGAAGCTCACCTCCGCGTCGACCTTCCTGGTCGCCATCCAGGTGGAGGCCCTCGACCGGCACAAGCTGCTGGCCGACGTCACCCGGGTGCTCTCCGACGAGCGGGTCAACATCCTCTCCGCCACCGTCACCACCACCCGGGACCGGGTGGCGGTGAGCCGGTTCAGCTTCGAGATGGCCGACCCGAAGCACCTCGGGCACCTGCTGGCCGCCGTCCGCAAGGTCGACGGCGTCTTCGACGCGTACCGGGTCACCTCGGGGGCCTGAGGCAGCACGCACGCGAAAGCGCCCGCCGGCTGGAGCCGGCGGGCGCTTTTCGTGTCCGTGGCGCGGGTCAGCCGCCCTGGATGTCGCTCATCGCCAGCTTGTTGATGACGACCTCCTTCTTCGGGTGCCCGCCCCCGGCCTGCTGGGCGTACGCGCCGTCGTCACCGGCCGCCGCGATCTGCTTCACCACGTCCATACCGCCGACGATGGTGCCCAGCACGGTGTAGTTCGGGTCGAGCTGGGAGTCGCCGTACACGATGAAGAACTGGCTGCCGGTGCTGCCGGGCTGGCCGGAGTTGGCCATCGCGATGACGCCCTCGGGGTACGGCGGGCGCTTGTCGGTGGGCAGGTTCTCCTCGGCCAGGTTGTAGCTCGGGCCGCCGGTGCCGTCGGTGTCCCGCCAGCCCTTGCCCGTCGCGCTCGGGTCACCGCACTGGAGCACCTTGATGCCCTCGGTGACCAGCCGGTGGCACTTGGTGTTGTCGAAGAAGCCCTTGCTGGCCAGGTGGGTGAAGCTGCCGGCGGTGCAGGGCACCTGGTCGCGGTTGATCTTCGCGGTGATCGGGCCGAGGTTGGTGTCGATCGTCATCGTCTGGCTGCCCTTGTTGTCCTGCTGGTTCGGCGGCAGCCCGACGTCCTTGATCTGTGCGGGGCGTCCCTCCTTGGGGACCTCGGTGTAGACGCACTGCGAGTAGCCCTCGGTGGCAGCGGTGTTCTGCTTGTCGTCGTCGCCACCGAGCGAGGTGACCAGCCACACCGTGCCGGCGACCACGAGCACCAGCACCGCCGCGGCACCGACGATGGCCTGCGTCTGCCGGCGCTTGCGGGCCTTGGCGGCGCGCTCGGTCATCTCCCGCTCGAGTCGGGCCCGCGCCGCCGCGCGCTGCCGCTCCCTGGTGGACGTCACGGTCACTCCTTACGGTGTTTCTCGGGCGCGGACGTTGCCGCTGCTGGGGTGTGTGTGGGGCGGTCGGGGTCAGCCGGCGCTGGGGCTCGCCGCCGGCGCGGCGCCTGGCTCGCCGACGGTGAGGCTCTGGATCACCACGTCCGTCTTCGGCTTGACCTTGGCCCCGTTCCCATTGTCCACGGTCTCCAGGGCGCCGATCTTCTCCACCACGTCGAGCCCGCCGGTGATCTTGCCGATGATCGGGTACTTCGGCGTGTCGGTCTTGAAGTCCTTGAAGAAGATCAGGAGCTGGCTGCCGTTGGACCCCGGCGGGTTGGCGACCATGGCGACCGTGCCCTTCGGGTACGCCGCGGGCTGCTCCGGCGCCGGCGAGGCGGACGGGCTCGCCTCCGGCGCGGTGGGCACGTTCTCGTCGTAGAACGAGTAGGTCGGGCCGCCGAGGCCGGTGCCGCTCGGGTCGCCGCAGTGCAGCGCGCCCTCGGTGGTGATCTCGTGGCACTTGGTGTTGTCGTAGAACGACTTGCCGGCCAGGTAGGAGATGCTCGCCGCCGCGCACGGCGCCGAGGCGACGTCCAACTCGGCGGTGATCGGGCCGCCCTGGTCGGTGGTGACCGTCATCGTCCGGGTGCCGTCGGTGGGCAGGCCGGTGGTGGGCGGGGTGCCGACGTCCTTGAGGTTGGTGTTGGCGCTCGCGTCCTGCGGGGTCCAGAGGCAGACGTCCTCGGCGGCCTTCGGCTCGGGCTTCGAGTCGAACGCGCCGAGCGCCCACGCCGAACCGACCACGATCAGCGCGAGCACCACGGCGGCGCCGACCCCGGCCTGGATCTGCCGGCGGCGCTTCGCGGCGGCGGCCCGCCGGGCGAGTTGCCGGTCGAGCTTGGCCCGCGCCAGTTTGCGCTGCCGGTCCCTGCTGGAAGCCACCCGTGCTCCCCTTCCTCTACCCTGGTCCTCGCCGGCGCCCGGCGCTGTCCGCCCCGTCGGTTTGCAGGTGCGCCACGCCACACGCCCGCCAGAGTGTACGGCCACCGGCTGGGAAAGTGGTGTACGAGGTTCGGTCCAAGATTTTTCGGACGTTCTCGCTGTGGACCGGTGAGGCCCCTGGGGCGTATGTGCCGGCGAAACCCGATGGTCCGGGCGACTAGGCTGCTGACGGGGACGACGACTCGAACGGAAGGGGAGCGGACGTGCTCGTGGCCGGCTTTCCCGCGGACGCCTTCGGCACCAACTGCTACGTGGTGGCGACCGCGCCGGGGGAGCAGTGCGTGGTGGTCGACCCCGGGATCGGGGTGCTGGACCGGCTCGACGCCGTGCTCGCCGAGCACCGCCTGCACCCGGCCGCCGTGCTGCTCACCCACGGCCACCTCGACCACACCTTCTCCGTGGCCCCGGTCTGCGGCGCGCGCGGCATCCCCGCGTACGTCCACCCGGACGACCGGGAGCTGCTCGCCGACCCGGCCAAGGCGCTCTCGATGGATCTCACCCAGCTCTTCGGCGGTCGCCTGCCGTACACCGAGCCGGACGACGTGGCCGAGCTGACCGACGGCGCGACGCTGTCCCTCGCCGGCCTGGAGATCACCGTCGACCACGCCCCCGGCCATACCGGCGGGTCGGTGCTGTTCCGGATGCCCGGCGCCGGCTCGCCCTGGGAGGCCGAGCAGATCTGCCTCTCCGGTGACGTGCTCTTCGCCGGCTCGATCGGCCGCACCGACCTGCCGGGCGGCAGCATGCCCCGCATGCTGACCAGCCTCCGGGAGAAGGTCCTCCCGCTGGCCGACGACACCGTCGTCCTGCCCGGCCACGGCCCCGCGACCACCATCGGCCGCGAGCGCGCGACCAACCCGTACCTCGTCGAGGTGGCGGGGACCGGCGGCGCGCGCCCGGCCGCGCCCACCCGCGGCCTGTAGCGCCGCCTTTCGACCTTCCCGCGCCGCGAGCGCGGGTCTTGAAGGAGCGTCATGAGTAAGCCCACGCCCATTTCTGGATTTCCGGAGTGGAACCCGCCGCAGCGGATGATCGAGCAGTTTGTGCTCGATCGAATTCGCGCCACCTTCGAGCTGTACGGCTTCGCCCCCCTGGAGACCCGTTCGGTCGAGCCGCTGGACCAGCTGCTGCGGAAGGGGGATACCGCAAAGGAGGTCTACGTGCTGCGCCGGCTCCAGGCCGACCCGGCGGGCGCGACCGGCGACGACGCGCTCGGCCTGCACTTCGACCTGACCGTGCCGTTCGCCCGTTACGTGCTGGAGAACGCCGGCAAGCTGCAGTTCCCGTTCCGCCGCTACCAGATCCAGAAGGTGTGGCGGGGTGAGCGCCCGCAGGAGGGGCGCTACCGCGAGTTCCTCCAGGCCGACATCGACATCGTCGACCGGGACACCCTGCCGGCCCACTACGAGGCCGAGATGCCGCTGGTGATCGGGGACGCGCTGCGCTCGCTGCCGATCCCGCCGGTGCGGATCCAGGTCAACAACCGCAAGATCTGCGAGGGCTTCTACCGGGGGGTCGGGCTGACCGACCCGGAGGCGGCGCTGCGCGCGGTCGACAAGCTCGACAAGATCGGCCCGGCGAGGGTGGCCGAGCTGCTGGCGGAGACCGCCGGGGCGAGCGAGGCGCAGGCCAAGGCGTGCCTGGCGCTGGCCGAGATCTCCGCGCCGGACGCCTCCTTCGCCGACGCGGTGCGCGCCCTCGGGGTGACCGATCCGCTGCTCGACGAGGGCATCGCGGAGCTGGTCACGGTGGTGGAGACCGCCGCCGCGCACTCGCCCGGCCTCTGCGTCGCCGACCTGCGTATCGCCCGTGGCCTGGACTACTACACCGGCACGGTGTACGAGACGCAGATGATCGGGTACGAGCGGTTCGGCTCGGTCTGCTCCGGCGGCCGGTACGACAACCTGGCCAGTTCGGGCAACGTCCGGTTCCCCGGCGTGGGCATCTCGATCGGGGTGACCCGACTGCTCGGCCTGCTCTTCGGCACCGAGGCGCTGTCGGTGTCCCGTAGCGTGCCGACCTGTGTGCTGGTGGCCGTCAACAGCGAGGACGAGCGGCCGGCGAGCAACAGGGTCGCCGAGGCGCTGCGCTCCCGGGGCGTACCCACCGAGGTGTCGCCGAGCGCGGCCAAGTTCGGCAAGCAGATCCGGTACGCCGAGCGGCGCGGCATCCCGTACGTCTGGTTCCCGGGTGCCGAGGGCGACGAGGTGAAGGACATCCGCTCGGGCGAGCAGGTGGCCGCCGTGGCGGGCGAGTGGATGCCGGCCCGGGCCGACCTGACGCCGCTGGTGGGTCCCGCTCCGACTGGCGCTTGACGACGATTCGACCTACGGTGGCGTAACTTACGCCACCGTAGGGAGAACCTTGTGACCGTGCTCAGCCAGACCGCCCTTCTCCTCGAACTCGAACCCGTGGTCGAGAAGAACCTCGACCGGCACCTTTCGCTGGCGAAGGAGTGGTTCCCGCACGAGTACGTGCCGTGGAGCGAGGGGCGTACCTTCGACGGCCCGCTCGGCGGGGAGCCGTGGACGGAGGCGGACACGAAGCTGCCCGAGGTGGCCCGCACCGCGCTGATCGTCAACCTGCTCACCGAGGACAACCTCCCCTCGTACCACCACGAGATCGCCACGCTCTTCGGCCGGGACGGCGCGTGGGGCACCTGGGTGCACCGGTGGACCGCCGAGGAGGGGCGGCACGGCACCGCGATCCGGGACTACCTGACCGTGACCCGGGCGGTCGACCCGGTGGCGCTGGAGCGGGCCCGGATGGTGCACATGTCGGCGGGTTACCACAACACCCACGGCGACGAGGTGCTGCACTCGCTGGCGTACGTCTCGTTCCAGGAACTGGCCACCCGGATCTCGCACCGCAACACCGGCCGGGCCGCCGGAGACCCGATCTGCGACGCGCTGCTGGCCCGGGTGGCGGCCGACGAGAACCTGCACATGGTCTTCTACCGCAACCTGCTCGGCGCGGCCTTCGAGCTGGCGCCGAGCCAGGCCATGCGCGCGGTCGCCGACGTGCTGGCCGACTTCCAGATGCCGGGCGTCGGCATCGAGGGCTTCGCCCGCAAGTCGGTGGCCATCGCCCTGGCCGGCATCTACGACCTGCGCCTCCACCGGGACGAGGTGGTCGTCCCGGTGCTGCGCCAGTGGAACCTCTTCGAGGCGACCGGCCTGAACGCCGACGGCGAACGCGCCCGCGACCAGATCGCCGCCCACCTGGACACCCTGGAGACGCACGCCACCCGCTTCGAAGAGAAGCGCGCCGCCCGAGCCGCCCGCCTCACCCCCACCCCCTAACCACCCCCCGTCCCCACCCCACCCCGGCGATCTTGCACTTTCTGCCTGGGCAAAAGCCGCGAAGGCCGCTTCCCGCAGACCGAAACTGCAAGATCGCGGGGGAGGGGGGAGGGGGGAGGGGGGAGGGGGGGAGGGGGGAGGGGGGAGGGGGGAGGGGGGAGGGGTGGGGAGGGGTGGGGTTAGGTCGGGGGGTTGAGGGGGAGGAGGAGGCAGGAGGAGGTGGCGTGGGCGGTTAGGCGGTTCTTCGCGTCGGTCAGGCGGGCCTCGGCGAGGGCGGTGCGGCGGCCGCGCTGGAGCACCGTGCCCTCGCAGCGCAGTCGGCCGCTCTCGACGGTCACCGGCCGGAGGAACTTCACGTTCAGGTCCAGCGAGGTGTAGCCGACGCCGGCCGGCAGCGTGCTGTGGACGGCGCAGCCGGCGGCGGTGTCGAGCAGCGTGGAGATGATCCCGCCGTGCACCGTGCCGAGCGGGTTGTAGTGGAACTCCTGCGGCACCAGCTCGACCGTGACGCGGCCCTCCTCGGCCTCCAGCCGGGCCATGTCGATCAGGTGCATGACCGGCGGCGCGGCCAGCTCCCCGGCCATCATCGCGCGCAGCAGCTCCAGGCCGCTGCGCCGACCGATGTGCGCGGCCCCGGCCAGCGGGTCGGACCAGGAGAAGGTGCGGCTACGGTCCTGCGTCTGTGTCATGGACCCAGGCTCGCAGCGCGTTGCTGAGTCTGTCAATCAGACCTAGCCTGGTCGGCATGAGACCCGCGGCACTGGACTGGTCGGTGGAGAACTGCACCATCGCCCGCGCAATGGCGATCCTCGGCGAGCGGTGGACCCTGGTCGTGCTCCGCGAGGTCTTCAACGGCGTACGCCGCTTCGACGACATGCGGGTGCGCACCGGAATCCCCCGGCAGGTGCTCACCGGCCGGCTCGCCATGCTGGTCGAGCAGGGCGTGCTGCGCCGGGAGCCGTACCGGGAGCCGGGCAGCCGGCTGCGGCACGAGTACCGGCTCACCGACAAGGGGCTCGATCTGTGGCCGGTGCTGGTGGCGGTGCTCGGCTGGGGCGACCGCTACCTGGCCGATCCGGACGGCTCGCCGCTGACGGTCGCCCACCGGGACTGCGGGGCCGAGGTCCGGGTCGCGCTGCGCTGCGCCGAGGGGCACGAGGTCACCGAACCGCGCGACCTGCTGCCCCGGCCGGGCCCGGGTGCGCGCCGCCGGAGCTGACCCGTACGGGACGCGCATAGATGACGCTCTGTGTCCATAATGTTGCGTACTGATTGCTTTTCGAGCGGGCCCAATCCGGGCAAAAGTGCCGCTTGCTTATGATCTTAAATGTGTGAATACTTTGGTCACTCGGCCGGCTCCCCCAGGTCGGCCGGTTGTCCTCGGGCGGCCTCCGTGTGACGCCGCCCGTCACCCCCTCCTTGGAGGTTGTTACATGCGACCCACGAGGTCCTCGCTCCGCCGTGCCGCCGTCATCGCCGTGGCCGGCGCCCTGGTCACGGGCTCGCTCCTCGGCGTACCCGCCCAGGCGGCCCCTGCCTCGCCCGCCTCCCCCGACGCCGCGGCCGACCTGGCCACCAAGCTCGGCGACCGCGCCGCCGGCGCGTACGCCGACAGCAACGGCAAGATGATCGTCGCGGTGACCGACGCCGCGGCCGCGCGCCAGGTCCGCGCCGCCGGCGCCACCCCGAAGCTCGTCACCCGCGGCGCCGACAAGCTGAAGGCGGCCACCGACGAGCTGGAGCGGTCCGCCAAGATCCCGGGCACCGCCTGGTGGGTCGACGCGACCACCAACCAGGTCGTGGTCTCCGTCGACAGCACCATCACCGGCGCCAAGCTGGAGCGGGTCAAGGCCGCCGCCGCCCGTACCGGCGGCACGGTCCGGATCGAGGCCGAGGCCGGCGTGCTGAGCACCCGCATCTCCGGCGGCAACGCCATCTACGCCGCTGGTGGCGGTCGCTGCTCGCTCGGCTTCAACGTGCGCAGCAGCTCCGGCGTCTACTACTTCCTCACCGCCGGGCACTGCACCAACATCGCCTCCAACTGGTACAGCAACTCTTCGCAGACCTCGCTGCTCGGCACCCGTGCCGGCACCTACTTCCCGGGCCGGGACTACGGCATCGTGAAGTACAGCAACCAGAGCACCGTCCAGCCGGGCAACGTCTACCTGTACAACGGCAGCTACCAGGACATCACCGCCGCCGGCAACGCGTACGTCGGCCAGACCGTCTACCGCTCCGGCAGCACCACCGGCCTGCGCAGCGGCTCGGTCACCGCGCTCAATGCCACGGTCAACTACGCCGAGGGCAGCGTCTCCGGCCTGATCCGCACCACCGTCTGCGCCGAGCCGGGCGACAGCGGCGGCTCCCTCTTCGCCGGCACCACCGCGCTCGGCCTGACCTCGGGCGGCAGCGGCAACTGCTCCAGCGGTGGCACCACCTACTTCCAGCCGGTCACCACCGCGCTGAGCGCCTACGGCGTGAGCGTCTACTGATCGACCCCCACGAGCGGGCCGCCGGGCGACCGGCGGCCCGCTCCGCGTACGGGGACCGGCTGGCGGTGCTGTCCGAGGCGGACGAGACCCGGCGGCGGCGCAGGTGAGACCGCCTGGAACAGCCCGGACGCGGGAGGCGGGCGGCCCGGGGTTGCCGGGTGGTGCGGGACGCCCCCCGACAAGCTGACAGAATG encodes:
- a CDS encoding RelA/SpoT family protein → MSHDVAPPVEGTVHPTGDADGSATGQNGNVPTRVTGSDGGPEARADGGGAVVVPLRADGVGESPAGGGFALSNAPTGRRVRARLARFNAPWQTSQVSEVLEPLIATHRENHPKADARLLQRAFDTAARWHSGQYRKSGDPYITHPLAVATILANLGMDTTTLVAALLHDTIEDTEYTLDQMRADFGGEVALLVDGVTKLDKVKLGDAAKAETIRKMVVAMAKDPRVLVIKLADRLHNMRTLTFLPRPKQEQKAKETLEILAPLAHRLGMNTIKWELEDLAFGTLFPKRFEEINRLIGEHQPQREALLRQVTQKVSTDLKAAKIKAETTGRPKHLYSIYQKMIVRGRDFNDIYDLVGVRILVDTVRDCYAALGVIHANWQPVPGRFKDYIAMPKFNMYQSLHTTVIGPTGKPVEMQIRTYAMHRTAEFGIAAHWKYKEHKGTPVVGPPAHIDEMTWLRQLLDWQREAADPSEFLDALRFDLSSQEVYVFTPKGDVIPLPTGSTPVDFAYAVHTEVGHKCIGARVNGKLVPLESTLSNGDVIEIFTSKSDTAGPTQDWLGFVKSPRARTKIRQYFNKERREEAIEAGKDSIVKAMRKQGMPLQRMLTPDALMAIARDLHLADVASLYAAVGDSQVSAQSVVQKLMATYGGEEGAAEDIAETAVATRPPRSRASSHDPGVVVRGVSDVWIKLARCCTPVPPDAVFGFVTRSGGVSVHRDDCANAEDLKAQSERVVEVSWKLTSASTFLVAIQVEALDRHKLLADVTRVLSDERVNILSATVTTTRDRVAVSRFSFEMADPKHLGHLLAAVRKVDGVFDAYRVTSGA
- a CDS encoding peptidylprolyl isomerase, which translates into the protein MTSTRERQRAAARARLEREMTERAAKARKRRQTQAIVGAAAVLVLVVAGTVWLVTSLGGDDDKQNTAATEGYSQCVYTEVPKEGRPAQIKDVGLPPNQQDNKGSQTMTIDTNLGPITAKINRDQVPCTAGSFTHLASKGFFDNTKCHRLVTEGIKVLQCGDPSATGKGWRDTDGTGGPSYNLAEENLPTDKRPPYPEGVIAMANSGQPGSTGSQFFIVYGDSQLDPNYTVLGTIVGGMDVVKQIAAAGDDGAYAQQAGGGHPKKEVVINKLAMSDIQGG
- a CDS encoding peptidylprolyl isomerase, producing MASSRDRQRKLARAKLDRQLARRAAAAKRRRQIQAGVGAAVVLALIVVGSAWALGAFDSKPEPKAAEDVCLWTPQDASANTNLKDVGTPPTTGLPTDGTRTMTVTTDQGGPITAELDVASAPCAAASISYLAGKSFYDNTKCHEITTEGALHCGDPSGTGLGGPTYSFYDENVPTAPEASPSASPAPEQPAAYPKGTVAMVANPPGSNGSQLLIFFKDFKTDTPKYPIIGKITGGLDVVEKIGALETVDNGNGAKVKPKTDVVIQSLTVGEPGAAPAASPSAG
- a CDS encoding MBL fold metallo-hydrolase; this translates as MLVAGFPADAFGTNCYVVATAPGEQCVVVDPGIGVLDRLDAVLAEHRLHPAAVLLTHGHLDHTFSVAPVCGARGIPAYVHPDDRELLADPAKALSMDLTQLFGGRLPYTEPDDVAELTDGATLSLAGLEITVDHAPGHTGGSVLFRMPGAGSPWEAEQICLSGDVLFAGSIGRTDLPGGSMPRMLTSLREKVLPLADDTVVLPGHGPATTIGRERATNPYLVEVAGTGGARPAAPTRGL
- the hisS gene encoding histidine--tRNA ligase; this translates as MSKPTPISGFPEWNPPQRMIEQFVLDRIRATFELYGFAPLETRSVEPLDQLLRKGDTAKEVYVLRRLQADPAGATGDDALGLHFDLTVPFARYVLENAGKLQFPFRRYQIQKVWRGERPQEGRYREFLQADIDIVDRDTLPAHYEAEMPLVIGDALRSLPIPPVRIQVNNRKICEGFYRGVGLTDPEAALRAVDKLDKIGPARVAELLAETAGASEAQAKACLALAEISAPDASFADAVRALGVTDPLLDEGIAELVTVVETAAAHSPGLCVADLRIARGLDYYTGTVYETQMIGYERFGSVCSGGRYDNLASSGNVRFPGVGISIGVTRLLGLLFGTEALSVSRSVPTCVLVAVNSEDERPASNRVAEALRSRGVPTEVSPSAAKFGKQIRYAERRGIPYVWFPGAEGDEVKDIRSGEQVAAVAGEWMPARADLTPLVGPAPTGA
- a CDS encoding acyl-ACP desaturase, coding for MTVLSQTALLLELEPVVEKNLDRHLSLAKEWFPHEYVPWSEGRTFDGPLGGEPWTEADTKLPEVARTALIVNLLTEDNLPSYHHEIATLFGRDGAWGTWVHRWTAEEGRHGTAIRDYLTVTRAVDPVALERARMVHMSAGYHNTHGDEVLHSLAYVSFQELATRISHRNTGRAAGDPICDALLARVAADENLHMVFYRNLLGAAFELAPSQAMRAVADVLADFQMPGVGIEGFARKSVAIALAGIYDLRLHRDEVVVPVLRQWNLFEATGLNADGERARDQIAAHLDTLETHATRFEEKRAARAARLTPTP
- a CDS encoding PaaI family thioesterase, which produces MTQTQDRSRTFSWSDPLAGAAHIGRRSGLELLRAMMAGELAAPPVMHLIDMARLEAEEGRVTVELVPQEFHYNPLGTVHGGIISTLLDTAAGCAVHSTLPAGVGYTSLDLNVKFLRPVTVESGRLRCEGTVLQRGRRTALAEARLTDAKNRLTAHATSSCLLLPLNPPT
- a CDS encoding winged helix-turn-helix transcriptional regulator, translating into MRPAALDWSVENCTIARAMAILGERWTLVVLREVFNGVRRFDDMRVRTGIPRQVLTGRLAMLVEQGVLRREPYREPGSRLRHEYRLTDKGLDLWPVLVAVLGWGDRYLADPDGSPLTVAHRDCGAEVRVALRCAEGHEVTEPRDLLPRPGPGARRRS
- a CDS encoding S1 family peptidase — protein: MRPTRSSLRRAAVIAVAGALVTGSLLGVPAQAAPASPASPDAAADLATKLGDRAAGAYADSNGKMIVAVTDAAAARQVRAAGATPKLVTRGADKLKAATDELERSAKIPGTAWWVDATTNQVVVSVDSTITGAKLERVKAAAARTGGTVRIEAEAGVLSTRISGGNAIYAAGGGRCSLGFNVRSSSGVYYFLTAGHCTNIASNWYSNSSQTSLLGTRAGTYFPGRDYGIVKYSNQSTVQPGNVYLYNGSYQDITAAGNAYVGQTVYRSGSTTGLRSGSVTALNATVNYAEGSVSGLIRTTVCAEPGDSGGSLFAGTTALGLTSGGSGNCSSGGTTYFQPVTTALSAYGVSVY